A genomic region of Raphanus sativus cultivar WK10039 chromosome 6, ASM80110v3, whole genome shotgun sequence contains the following coding sequences:
- the LOC108808290 gene encoding uncharacterized protein LOC108808290, with the protein MFYTGGVPFNLARNPSYHRSYQFAAASKLDGYVPPSYNKLWTTLLQQEKNNFEKLLVPLKSTWKEKWVTIVSDGWSDPVRKPLINFLATSGSGPMFLKAENCFGEVKEKFFIAKLLEEVIHQVGDQNVVQVITDNAPNCKASGDLIEGRFPHIYWTPCVVHTLNLALKNICAVRNVEANQETYEECNWITEIHGDALAIKNFIMNHSMRLAIFGKFCPQRLLKVADTRFASIIVMLKRLKLIKRGLQAMVISEEWSTYRDGDIGKASFVKEKFVDDDWWEKTKMWDIGGDGFDSMEDVGFLEFADLSLDEPDFENELLED; encoded by the exons ATGTTTTATACAGGAGGTGTGCCATTCAATCTTGCAAGAAATCCTAGCTATCATCGGTCTTATCAGTTTGCTGCTGCCAGTAAGCTTGATGGGTATGTACCTCCAAGTTATAATAAGCTCTGGACAACATTATTGCAGCAAGAGAAGAACAATTTTGAGAAGTTGTTAGTGCCACTGAAATCGACATGGAAGGAAAAATGGGTGACGATTGTGAGTGATGGTTGGAGCGATCCTGTAAGAAAACCTCTGATTAATTTCCTAGCTACTTCTGGAAGTGGTCCTATGTTTCTCAAGGCTGAGAATTGTTTCGGCGAGGTAAAAGAAAAATTCTTCATTGCTAAATTGTTGGAAGAAGTTATTCATCAAGTGGGTGATCAAAATGTTGTACAAGTCATCACTGATAATGCACCAAATTGTAAGGCATCTGGAGATCTTATTGAGGGCAGGTTTCCTCACATCTATTGGACACCATGTGTTGTTCATACTCTCAATCTGGCTTTGAAAAATATCTGTGCAGTAAGGAATGTGGAAGCAAATCAAGAAACATATGAGGAGTGTAATTGGATTACTGAAATTCATGGAGATGCCCTTGCAATAAAAAACTTCATCATGAATCACAGCATGAGGCTAGCAATTTTTGGTAAGTTCTGTCCGCAGAGATTACTTAAGGTTGCTGATACACGGTTTGCCTCAATCATTGTGATGCTCAAGAGATTGAAGCTTATCAAAAGGGGTCTTCAAGCCATGGTTATAAGTGAAGAATGGTCTACTTACAGAGATGGTGACATTGGGAAAGCAAGCTTTGTTAAAGAGAAGTTTGTAGATGATGACTGGTGGgaaaag ACCAAGATGTGGGACATTGGTGGAGATGGATTTGATTCTATGGAAGATGTTGGATTTTTGGAGTTTGCTGACCTTTCACTAGATGAACCGGATTTCGAAAATGAGCTACTAGAGGATTAG